The genomic stretch AAGCCGACGATCGTGGCGCTTGGTACCGGCAGGGCGGTGCGGGCTGCCGTTGAGCGCGTGTCCCCGATCGACTGCCCGAACCACCAGATCGTGTCGCTGGTCGGAAATATCTCGGCCGATGGCTCGGCCAGCTTTTTCGACACGGTCGGCCGTCTCGCGGACCGGACCAAGGCGCGCCATTATCCGATGCCGCTGCCGTTTCTGATGTCCTCCGAGCGCGAGCGCGACCAGATGCTCAAGATCGATCCGATCGCCAAGGTGAGAGCGGTCGCCGCCAAGGCTGACCTGCGGCTGGTCGGGGTAGGGCAGATGGATCAGCAGGCGCAAGTCCATGTCGATGGCTTCGTCTCGCGCGAAGAACTGCTAGAGATGATGCGGCTCGGTGCCGTCGGCGAATTGACCGGATGGGCATTCGACGCGGAGGGCCGAATCATCAACGGCGGGACCAACCTCCGTCTCACCAGCATTCCACCGCGGGTACCGGCGCGGGCGCTGACCATCGGCGCGGCGGTCGGGCGTGCCAAGGTTTCGGCGATCAGGGCGGCGCTGAAGGGGCGGCTCCTCAACGGGCTGATCACCGACGAGGCGACGGCAGGCGCCATCCTCAAGCCGTAGCGAACTGGCCGGTCCTTCAAGGCTGTCACGCCGACGCGGGGTTGCCCGCGGGCCGATCCGGCGCGTGCCCGTATTCGAGCATCTCCTCCAGCCCGCTGGTTTGGTGCCGAAGTGCGATTCCGATCCTTGACAACCCTGGGACTCGGTGTGAACATAATTGCAAAGCGTGAGCATATGCTCAACGCCAATAAGGGAGGTTACCGTGAAGCACGTCCTCAGCGCCCTCCTGGGCGCGGCTACCTTGTTGGGTGCAGCCCCTTCCATCGCCCAGACAACCCTGACCATCGCCACCGTGAACAATGGCGACATGATCCGGATGCAGGGGCTGACCAACGAATTCACCGCCAAAAACCCCGAGATTTCCGTGAAGTGGGTGACCCTCGAAGAGAACGTCCTGCGCCAGCGCGTCACAACCGATATCGCGACCAAGGGCGGGCAGTTCGACGTGCTGACCATCGGCACCTATGAGGTGCCGATCTGGGCCAAGAAGAACTGGCTCATTCCGCTCGACAATCTCGGAGCCGATTACGATACCGCGGACCTGCTGCCCAAGATCCGTGATGCCGTGTCGGTATCGGGCAAGCTCTATGCCGCACCGTTCTACGGCGAGAGTTCGATGGTGATGTACCGGACCGACCTGTTCCAGAAGGCCGGCTTGACGATGCCGGAAAAGCCGACCTGGGACTTCGTGATCGATGCGGCGAAGAAGCTCACCGACAAATCGGCCGGCGTCTACGGCATCTGCCTGCGGGGCAAGGCGGGTTGGGGCGAGAACATGGCGTTCCTGACCGCGATGTCCAATTCGTTCGGCGCGCGCTGGTTCGATGAGAAATGGCAGCCGCAGTTCGACAAACCGGAGTGGAAGAAGACGCTCTCGACCTATGTCGATCTGATGAAGGCCGCAGGCCCTCCCGGCGCAAGCTCGAACGGTTTCAATGAAAACCTGGCGCTGTTCAACTCCGGCAAATGCGGGATGTGGATCGACGCCACGGTGGCGGCGTCCTTTGTCACCAACCCGAAGGATTCGACGGTTGCCGACAAGGTAGGCTTTGCGCTCGCCCCGAATGCGGGACTGGGCAAGAACGCCAACTGGCTGTGGGCATGGAACCTCGCCATCCCCGCGGGCTCAAAGAAGACGGCGGCTGCGGAAAAATTCATCGCCTGGGCGACCAGCAAGGACTACACCCAGCTCGTCGCCAAGAAGGAGGGGTGGGCCAACGTGCCGCCCGGCACCCGAACCTCGCTCTACCAGAATCCGGAGTATCTGAAGGTCGCTCCCTTCGCCAAGCTGACGCTGGCGTCGATCGACGCCGCCGATCCGAACAAGCCGAGTGTGCAGCCGGTGCCTTACGTCGGCGTGCAATACGCGGCCATTCCGGAATTCCAGGGCATCGGCACCAGCGTCGGCCAGCAATTCTCGGCGGCGTTGTCGGGTGCTTCGACCGTCGATGCGGCGCTCGCCGCCGCGCAGTCGGCCACCGAGCGTGAAATGAAGCGGGCCGGCTATATCAAGTAGCGCGCCGCACCCATCCAGGCTGCCGTCAGGCAAGGACTGACGGCAGCCGCATCTCCCTTCAAGCGATAACAGGAGGCGGCGATGGCAACGCAGCAAACCCAGGTCCTCGGTAGGGCCCTGCTGACGCCGGCCGTCGCATTGCTGTTCATCTGGATGATCGTCCCGCTCGCGATGACGATCTATTTTTCGACGCTGCACTACAGCCTGCTCGACTCGGAAACCTGGAGCTTCGTCGGGCTGGAGAATTTTCGATATTTTCTCACCGACCCGGCTTTTCTGACCGCGCTGCGGAACACGCTGGTGCTGGTCGGTTCGGTGCTCGCGATCACCATCCTGCTCGGCACGCCGCTGGCGCTGCTGCTCGACCAGCAGGTGATCGGCCGCAGCATCGTCCGCCTGATGGTGATCGCGCCGTTCTTTGTGATGCCGACCGTCAGCGCGCTGGTCTGGAAGAACCTCTTGATGCACCCGGTGTCCGGACTGTTCGCCTGGCTCGCGACACTGGTGGGAGCGACGCCGATCGACTGGTTCAACGATGCGCCCCTGCTCGCGGTGATCCTGATCGTGGCCTGGCAATGGCTGCCGTTTGCCACCCTCATCCTGCTGACGGCGCTGCAGTCCCAGGATGAGGAGCAGAAGGAAGCGGCCGAGATGGATGGCGCAAGCGCGCTTTCGACCTTCATCTATCTTACTTTGCCGCACCTGGCGCGGCCGATCACCGTCGTCATCCTGATCGAAACGATATTCCTGCTGACGGTTTTTGCCGAGATCTTCGTCACCACCGGCGGCGGCCCGGGCCTGCAGACCACCAATATCGCGTTCCTGATCTACTCGCAGGCGCTGATCCAGTACGACATCGGCAACGCCTCGGCCGGCGGACTGGTGGCGGTCGTGATCGCCAATATCGTCGCGTTCTTCCTGGTGCGGATCGTCGGGCGGAATCTGGAGGCATAGGCCATGGCGCGCAAGGTGACTGCGAGACGCGTATGGGTGTCCACGGCTGCCGCGTGGCTGTTCGGATTTATGATTTTTCTCCCCATCCTGTGGATGGTCCTGACCAGTTTCAAGACTGAGCTCGATGCGTTCGCTATGCCGCCGAAATTCCTGGTGTTCCACTGGACCACGGAGAACTATGCGACGGTGCAGCAGCGCAGCGATTATATTCATCATGCGCTCAATTCGATCATCGTTGCCGGCGGGTCGACACTGATTGCGATGATCATTGCCATTCCGGCCGCGTGGTCGATGGCGTTCGCGCCGACCAAGCGCACCAAGGACGTTCTGCTCTGGATGCTCTCGACCAAGATGATGCCGTCGGTCGGCGTGCTGGTTCCGATCTATCTGATCTTCCGGGATTTCGGCATGCTTGATACGCGCGCCGGTCTCGTCATGATCCTGTGCCTCGGCAACCTGCCGATCGTGATCTGGATGCTCTTTACCTATTTCAAGGAAATTCCCAAGGATATCCTCGAAGCGGCGCGGATGGACGGAGCGACCATCGGGCGCGAGCTGATTTACGTGCTGACGCCAATGGCCGTTCCCGGGCTCGCCTCGACGCTGCTGCTCAATTTCATCCTGGCGTGGAACGAGGCGTTCTGGACGCTGAACCTTTCGACGCTGGATGCAGCGCCGCTCACGGTATTCATCGCATCCTATTCGAGTCCCGAGGGCCTGTTCTGGGCCAAATTGTCAGCCGCCTCGACGCTCGCCATTGCGCCGATCATCATCCTCGGATGGTTCACGCAGCGGCAACTCGTCCGCGGGCTCACCTTCGGCGCCGTCAAATAGCAAAGGGATCAGGGATCATGGGCCAGATCACGCTGCAGGGAGTCCGCAAATCGTTCGGGCCGGTCAACATCATCAAGGATGCCAATCTGGATATCGACAACGGCTCCTTCGTGGTCTTCGTCGGGCCATCCGGCTGCGGCAAGACCACGCTCTTGCGCCTGATCGCCGGACTGGAGGATGTCACCGGCGGTCAAATCCTGATCGACGGCAAGAATGTGGTGGACGTGCCTCCGGCGAAGCGCGGGCTGTCGATGGTGTTCCAGTCCTATGCGCTCTATCCGCATATGAGCGTGCGCGGCAACATCGCGTTCGGCCTGAAGATGGCCGGCCTGCCGCGCCCGGACATCGACCGCAAGGTCGAGGCGGCCGCCGCCACCTTGAACCTGACGCCCTATCTGGACCGCAAGCCGCGCGAGCTTTCCGGCGGCCAGCGTCAGCGCGTCGCAATAGGGCGCGCGATCGTGCGCGAGCCGAAGGCGTTTCTGTTCGACGAGCCCTTGTCAAATCTCGATGCGGCACTGCGGGTCCAGATGCGTCTGGAAGTCACCAAATTGCAGAAGCAACTCGGCACCACCGCCGTCTACGTCACCCACGACCAGGTCGAGGCTATGACCATGGCCGACAAGATTGTCGTACTCAACGCGGGCAACATCGAACAATACGGCTCGCCGCTGGAGTTGTACGAGCGGCCGGCAAACCTGTTCGTCGCCGGCTTCATTGGTTCGCCGAAGATGAATTTTGTGCCCGGCGAGGCAGTCGGCGAGCCCGGCGTCGCCACGCTCGGCGTCAGGCCCGAGCATCTGAAAATCGGCAAGGAGGGGGAAGGCTGGCCCGGGACCGTGTCGGTCGCCGAGCATCTGGGCAGCGACACCTTCCTCTACGTCGACGCCGGCAAGCTTGGGATGCTGACGGCGCGATGCATCGGAGAGTTCAGCCTGAAAGCTGGCGACCGTGTGTGGCTTTCGCCCGATCCAGCCCGCCTGCATCGCTTCGACAAGGATGGCGCCGTCATCGGGACATGAGCGGTCGGCGCGCTACGCCACGATAAGCAAACAGGAAAAACAACAAGATGTATCTGGAAAAATTCAAGCTGGACCGGAAAACGGCCGTGGTGACGGGCGCCGGCCAGGGAATCGGACTGGCCTGCGCGGAAGCGCTGGCGGAGGCGGGAGCGAAAGTCGTGATCGCCGATCGTGACCCCCAGCTTGCCGACGCCGGGCGTACAAGCCTGAGGGCAAAAGGCCTGGATGCCGAAATCGTCATCATGGACGTAACCGACTCGCGCGGCGTTTCCGAGGTCGCCGGCCAGTTGGCGTCCCGCTATGGCGGCATCGATATCCTGGTCAACAACGCCGGCATCGCACGAAGCGAGACGCCGGCCGAGAAGGTTGCCGACGAACATTGGCTGAACGTCATCGACGTCAATCTCAACGGCACATTCTGGTGCTGCCGCGCCTTCGGCAAACTCATGCTGGACGCCAGGTCGGGTTCCATTGTGAACATCGGGTCGATGTCCGGCTTCATCGTCAACAAACCGCAGGAGCAATGCTACTACAACGCCTCCAAGGCCGCGGTGCACCATCTCACCAAGTCGCTCGCGGCCGAGTGGGGCGGGCGCGGCGTGCGCGTCAACGCCGTGGCGCCGACTTACATCGCAACCCCTCTCAATGCATTCGTCAAAAACAGCCCGCAGATGTACGATGCCTGGATCGGCGGCACGCCGATGGCCCGGATGGGGGAGGTCGACGAGATTGCGTCCGTCGTCCTGTTTCTGGCGTCCGACGCCGCCAGCCTGATGACCGGGAGCGTTGTCCTCGTCGACGGAGGTTATACGTGCTGGTGAGCTGGCGCTGATCTGAAGCGGGGTTGCAATGCAGCAGGCCTTCGTCGGCATCGATGTCGGAACATCAAGCGCGCGCGCCGGGATATTTGACGAGAACGGAAGTCTGCTTGCGAGCGCCCGCCATCCGATCACGGTGTGGCACGAGGCGGGCAGCGTCGCCGAGCAGTCGTCTTCCGAGATCTGGGCCGCCTGTGCGGCCTCGGTCCGCGCGGCTATGGCGGAAGCAGGACTTCCTGCTTCCGCAGTCAGGGGTGTCGGTTTCGACGCGACCTGCTCGCTTGTGGTCGTGGATGCCGCCGGCAACCCGCTGACGGTAAGCGCATCCGGCGACATCAGGCGAAATGTCATCGTGTGGATGGACCACCGCGCGATTGCCGAGGCCCGCCGGGTCAACGAGACGCGGGACGACGTGCTCCGCTATGTCGGCGGCTCGATCTCGCCGGAAATGGAAATTCCAAAACTGCTTTGGCTGAAGCGGTACCTTCCATCGACCTATCAGGCAGCGGGGCATTTCTTCGACCTCGCTGATTACCTTTCGTTTCGCGCGACCGGATCGACCGCGCGCTCGATGTGTACGCTGGCGTGCAAATGGAATTATCTCGCCCACGAACGGCGGTGGAGCGGCAGCTATTTGGAGTGCGTCGGTCTTGGCGATCTAGCCGCGGACAAATATGCGAGAATTGGAAGCGTGATCGTTGCGGCCGGCACGCCGCTCGGCGCCGGCCTGACCAAATCCGCCGCGAGCGATTTCGGCCTGCTCGAGGGAACGCCGGTCGGCGCCTCGCTGATCGACGCTCACGCCGGCGGCGTCGGCACGATCGGCGGGCAGGGAAAATCGGGTGAAGAGGTCGATGTGTGTCGTCGCCTTGCTTACATCATGGGGACCTCGGCCTGCATCATGGCAACGACACGTGAGCCGTGCTTCGTGCCCGGTGTCTGGGGTCCCTATCATTCAGGAATGGTTCCCGGGTTCTGGCTCAACGAAGGCGGGCAGTCCGCCGCCGGCGCGGCGATCGACCATCTGGTCAGGTCCCATCCTGCGTATGATGAGACCGTCGCAACGGCGCGCGCGGCTGCGATGGAAGTTCCGGAATTTCTCGAGCGGCGCATCGTCTCGCGCGTGACAGGTCCCGGCGAAGCGGCATTCTTTGCCCGTGACATCCACGTACTGCCCGAGTTTCTCGGAAACCGGTCACCGTTCGCTGATCCTGACGCGCGTGCGGTCCTCGTCGGAATGGACCTCGATGCCGACATCGGCTCGATGGAGCGGCTGTTCGTGGCCGGGCTCTGCGGGCTTGCCTACGGACTCGCGGATGTTGTGGACGCCTTTCGATCGCACGGCGTCGAAAGCGACATGATGGTGATCAGCGGCGGCGCCGGACGAAGTCCGCTGGTCCGCCAGATCATGGCGGATACGACCGGCCTGACCGTTGCCGTCCCCGGAACGCAAGAGCCCGTCCTGCTCGGCGCCGCGATGCTGGGCGCCGTTGCGGCGAAGTCTCGCGGGTCGATCGGCGATGCCATGGCTTCGATGTCGGCGATCGGCAGGCTCAGCGAATCCACGGCGCCAGGGGTGGCGTCCTTCCATCGCACCAAGCGAAAGGTTCACGGGCTGATGCGCAGACTTGATTCTGAAAGCCGCGAGGCGATGCAGGGGATCGCATCGAACGCCGGACTTGACGCGAAGAGCTAGAACCATGCTGCTGAGTTGTGGAGATGCCCTGGTCGATTTCCTGCCCGTCACATCTGTCGACGGGCGCGACGCGGCCGTACCGGTTGCCGGTGGATCCTGTCTCAACATCGCCGTCGGCATGGCGCGCCTGGGCGCGCCGGCAGGGTTTGTGGGCGGCATCTCGACGGATTTGTTCGGACGCATCATCGCCGACCACGCGCTCGGCTCGCAGGTTGACCTCCGCCATGCGACGCGCAGCGAACATCAGACGACACTTGCGTTCGTCCGACACCTGGAAGGCGAGCCGCAATATGCGTTCTACGACGAGGCGACGGCGTCCCGAGCCTGGACCTATCGGCGCGGCTCCATACCCTTTGATGAGATCGAGGCAATCCATGTCGGATCTTCCACGCTCGCCCACGACCAGGGGGCCGCCCAGGCGCTTGCGATGATCGAAGACGCCGGCGGTGCAACCACCATCTCCTTCGACCCGAACTGCCGGCCCAATCTGGTCAAGCTCAAGGCGCGCTACGTGGATCAGATGGATGCGTTCGCCGCCGCCGCCGACATCGTGCGGATGTCCGATGTCGATTTCGAATTTCTCTATGGCGGCAGTGACTACCGGGAAAAGGCGAAGTCACTCATTGCTGCCGGTGCAAGCCTCGTCGTTGTCACGCGTGGAATCAAGGGAGCTCGGGCGTGCCACGGAGAGGCAGGTCTGGTTGAAGTCGAGGCGCCCGCAGCGGATGTGGTGGATACCATCGGCGCTGGCGACAGTTTTCAAGCTGCACTGCTGTTCGCCTTGCGTGCCATCGGGCGGATTGAGCGCCGGGCGCTGGCGCGAATGAATTCCGGCGAGCTTGCCCGGGCGTTGTCGTTCGCGTCGGCTTGCGCGGCGTTCACCTGCGGGCGTGCGGGGGCTGATCCGCCGCGCCGATCAGACGTCGGTCCGGCGTTGTCTCGTCTCATGGCCGGATAGATCGAGCAAAATCTAAAGCGTGATTGAGCCGACGCTCGCGCCGCCGCAGTCGGAATCCCGGCTCGAGAAAAACATGACGGCTCGGGCCACATCGTCCGGCCGGCCGATGCGCCCAACGGGGATCGAGCGGGCGAGTTGATCCAGTTTCGGACTGCCCTGCGGAACCAGCTCGTGAAACATGTCGGTCTCGATTGGTCCCGGCGCCACCAAATTGATCGTGATGCCGTGAGGCGCGGTCTCCAGCGCCCAGGTACGCGCCATGCCGAACATGCCCGCACGGCATCATGATGAGCGGTGCCGTATTCAAGCGCGCGGGCTGTCGGCCGACTATCGGGTCGTCATCATCGATCTCCGCGGCTTCGGCCAATCCGACAAGGCGTAAGCCGGCTATTCCGGCGAGAACTTTGTCGGCGATCTGAAATACCTCATCGATCACCTGAATCTGAAGCGGCCGATTATACCAGCGATAAAACCTTTGGACCGTCAGATACTGGGGAAACTATCCAGTCGGGAACTGACTAACAAACAATACAGAAGCTGCGCTTTGCAGGGATTTGAAGCTGAAGGCGAGGGCGGCGACCGAAAGTTAGGGCAGGCTTGATGAAGCCGGCGCCGTCTTCTTTATTCGCGATGTTTGAATCCAAGACGGGCAGCACTTCAGCAGTTCGTCAGGTATCTTTTTCGATCCATCATCAGTCCGTCAGGACCGCGGGTGCAAGCGCGGTAGAAAGCGTTACCACGCGCAAAAGATTCGTCGTGCCGGATACGCCGAACGGTATGCCGGCAATGATCACGATGTTATCGCCAGGCTTTCCAAAATCTCCCGCAAGGGCCGAATCGCAGGCGAGCTGGGTCATTGACGCCTCATCAGTGATTTCGGTTTCCACCACGACCGAATGAATGCCCCACACCGGCGTCAATTGACGTGCCGTTGCAATCGACGGCGTCAGACTGAGAATCGGCGCGAGAGGCCGCTCGCGCGCCGCGCGCATGCTGGTGAAACCGGATTTTGTGTAGGCAATGGTCGCCGTCGCCGAGACCAGCTTGGCGACAAGACGCAAGGCCGAACATATCGCATCGGCATGGCTGGCCCGAAAATCCTCCGGTTTGGGGCCTGTCAGGGTTTGAGTGTGTGCATCATTTTCAACGCCGTGAATGATCGAATCCATCATGACAACTGATTCGACGGGAAAACGCCCGCTGGCGGATTCCGCTGACAGCATGACAGCATCGCTGCCTTCATAGACTGCCGCTGCAACGTCCGAGGCTTCTGCCCGGGTCGGAACCGGGGACGCAGTCATGGATTCAAGCATTTGTGTTGCCACCACGACGGGTTTCCCCTCGCGACGGCATGCGCGCACGATCCGGCGCTGGATTATTGGAACCTGCGCCGGTGGCAATTCAACACCGAGGTCGCCACGCGCAACCATGATGCCATCGGCAAGTGCCACGATGGCATCAAGATTTTCGATGGCCGCCGGCTTCTCGAGTTTGGCCATGATCAACGCGCGAGATCCGATCAAGGTTCGTGCTTCGGCGATGTCTTCGGCCTTTTGCACGAACGAAAGTGCAACCCAGTCGGGTCCGTGCTCAAGTCCGAAGGTCAGGTCGCGACGGTCCTTTTCGGTGAAGGGTGACAGCGGCAGAATGACGCCGGGAACATTGACGCCTTTGCGCTCCGACAATCTGCCACCGATCATCACGCGCGTTTCGGCGTAGCACGGACCACATTCCAGGACTTCGAGGCGCAGCTTGCCGTCATCGAGCAATAGATCGGTGCCGGGAACCAGGGCTGCGAAAATCTCCGGATGGGGCAGGGGCACGCGCGTCCGGTCGCCCGGTGTGTTTTCGAGATCGAGCCTGAGCTTGTCTCCGGAATGAAGCTCGACAGGGCCGTCGAAAAAAGTACCGATGCGAAGCTTGGGGCCCTGTAGATCGATCATGATTCCGATCGGACGGCCGACATCGCGTTCGACACCCCTGATCGCCTCGAAGCGTCTCTTGTGATCGTCGTGGGTCCCGTGGCTGAAATTCAGCCGGAACATGTCGACGCCGGCATCGAACAGGGATCTGATCGTTGCCGGCGACGAACTGGAGGGTCCAAGCGTAGCAATGATCTTCGCGTTCCGGGAGCGGCGCAAAATCAATTCCTTTTGGTGACCAATATGGCTCTGAAGTCGTTGACGTTGGTGCGCGTCGGGCCAGTCATGACAAGATCGTCCAGGGCTGCGAACAGGGTGTAAGCATCGTTGTCCGCAAGCCGCGACTTGACGTCGATATCGGCGAGCTTGGCGCGATCCAGCGTGTCAGGCGTGAGAATCGCTCCAGCGTTGTTTTCGCTGCCGTCAATGCCATCCGTATCTGCGGCGAGCGCCCAAATGCCGTTCCTGCAATCGGTAGCGATCCCAAGACCCAGAAGAAATTCCGCATTGCGGCCGCCACGGCCCTTGCCGCGCACGGTCACGGTGGTCTCACCACCGGAGATGAGAGCGCAGGGAATTTCGAGCGGCTGGCCCCAATCGCTGCATTGCCGAGCAATGCCTGCATGAACGAGACCGACGTCGCGGGCCTCGCCCTCGATGGCATTGCCAAGGATCAGGGAAGCCAATCCGGCATCGCGCGCGACCCTGGCCGCGGCCTCCAGAGATTTCTGCGGCGTCGCCACCAGACGGCTTGTGACGTTTGCAAAGCGCGGATCGCCCGGCTTCGGCGTCTCCGACGCCTCGTCGTTCAGATGCATGGCAACGCTAGCTGGAATCTCAATGCTATATTTTGTCAATACGGCCAGCGCGTCGGAGCGCGTGGAGAGGTCCGGCACGGTGGGACCGGACGCGATAACGGAGAGATCGTCGCCTGGCACGTCCGAGATCATCAGTGCAACCACGCGCGCCGGCGCTGCCGCGACGGCAAGACGACCGCCCTTGATCGCAGACAAATGTTTTCGCACCGTGTTCATTTCTGCGATATGCGCGCCGCATTTCAGCAGGGCGCGGTTGATGGCCTGCTTGTCGGCAAGTGATACGCCATCGGCGGGCAAAGCGAGCAGCGCGGAACCGCCGCCCGAAATCAGAACCAACACGAGATCGTCCGCCGTCAGCCCGGAGACCTTGTCGAGGATCCGGCGCGCCGCCTTCAATCCCGCCTCATCCGGAACCGGATGCGATGCCTCCACCACCTCGATATGCTTGCAGGGCACGCCGTGGCCGTAGCGGGTCACCACCAGACCTTCGATCGGGCCGTTCCAATGAGCCTCCACGGCCGCCGCCATCGAAGCCGCCGCCTTGCCGGCGCCGACAACGACTGTGCGGCCCTTCGGCCGCGGCGGCAGATGCGCCGGCACGCACAGGGCGGGCGCCGCCGCGTTCACCGCCGCCTGAAACATGTTGAGCAACAGACGGCGATAATCGATACTCATGGTGTGCTTCCGATCGGCTTCACGCGCTGCCGATTTCGTGGCTTGCCATCAGCTCCAGCGCCTTCACCATCGCTGAGTGATCCCAGGCCTTGCCGCCTTGCGCCGCGCAGGAATTGAAGAGCTGCTGCGCTGTTGCGGTATTCGGTAACGAAAGCCCCAACGCCCGTGCACCTTCCAGCGCGAGGTTGAGGTCCTTCTGGTGCAGCTCAATACGAAAGCCGGGTTCGAAGTTCCGCTTCACCATGCGCTCCCCGTGCACCTCGAGAATTCTCGAAGAAGCGAAGCCCCCCATCAGCGCCTGCCGCACGAGAGCCGGATCGGCTCCGGCTTTTGATGCAAACAGCAGAGCTTCTCCCACCGCCTCGATCGTTAGCGCGACGATGATCTGGTTGGCGACCTTCGTGGTCTGGCCGTCGCCGTTTCCACCAACGAGGGTGACATTCTTGCCCATCTTCTCGAACAGCGGCTTCATGGTATTGAACGCCCGCTCCGGGCCACCCACCATGATCGTCAGCGATGCGGCCTTTGCGCCGACCTCGCCGCCCGAGACCGGGGCATCGAGATAATCGGCGCCGAGTGCGTTGATCTTTTTCGCAAATTCCTTCGTGGCGAGCGGCGAGATCGAGCTCATGTCAACGACGATCTTGCCTTTTGAAATTCCCTCCGCGACGCCGCTTGCGCCGAACAGGACCGCTTCGACATGCGGCGTATCGGGCACCATGACGATGACCACGTCGGATTCGTCGGCAACCTGCTTGCCGGAT from Bradyrhizobium sp. Ash2021 encodes the following:
- a CDS encoding sugar-binding transcriptional regulator, which encodes MAASDNEKSRLDEAARAGWLYFIAGHTQDEIAKMLQVSRASAQRLVSLCLAERLITFRLEHPIAACMELAAQLKDLFHLAYCEVVPTDPAAPLSSAGIAERAANILETTLRTEKPTIVALGTGRAVRAAVERVSPIDCPNHQIVSLVGNISADGSASFFDTVGRLADRTKARHYPMPLPFLMSSERERDQMLKIDPIAKVRAVAAKADLRLVGVGQMDQQAQVHVDGFVSREELLEMMRLGAVGELTGWAFDAEGRIINGGTNLRLTSIPPRVPARALTIGAAVGRAKVSAIRAALKGRLLNGLITDEATAGAILKP
- a CDS encoding sugar ABC transporter substrate-binding protein, whose protein sequence is MKHVLSALLGAATLLGAAPSIAQTTLTIATVNNGDMIRMQGLTNEFTAKNPEISVKWVTLEENVLRQRVTTDIATKGGQFDVLTIGTYEVPIWAKKNWLIPLDNLGADYDTADLLPKIRDAVSVSGKLYAAPFYGESSMVMYRTDLFQKAGLTMPEKPTWDFVIDAAKKLTDKSAGVYGICLRGKAGWGENMAFLTAMSNSFGARWFDEKWQPQFDKPEWKKTLSTYVDLMKAAGPPGASSNGFNENLALFNSGKCGMWIDATVAASFVTNPKDSTVADKVGFALAPNAGLGKNANWLWAWNLAIPAGSKKTAAAEKFIAWATSKDYTQLVAKKEGWANVPPGTRTSLYQNPEYLKVAPFAKLTLASIDAADPNKPSVQPVPYVGVQYAAIPEFQGIGTSVGQQFSAALSGASTVDAALAAAQSATEREMKRAGYIK
- a CDS encoding sugar ABC transporter permease — protein: MATQQTQVLGRALLTPAVALLFIWMIVPLAMTIYFSTLHYSLLDSETWSFVGLENFRYFLTDPAFLTALRNTLVLVGSVLAITILLGTPLALLLDQQVIGRSIVRLMVIAPFFVMPTVSALVWKNLLMHPVSGLFAWLATLVGATPIDWFNDAPLLAVILIVAWQWLPFATLILLTALQSQDEEQKEAAEMDGASALSTFIYLTLPHLARPITVVILIETIFLLTVFAEIFVTTGGGPGLQTTNIAFLIYSQALIQYDIGNASAGGLVAVVIANIVAFFLVRIVGRNLEA
- a CDS encoding carbohydrate ABC transporter permease; translation: MARKVTARRVWVSTAAAWLFGFMIFLPILWMVLTSFKTELDAFAMPPKFLVFHWTTENYATVQQRSDYIHHALNSIIVAGGSTLIAMIIAIPAAWSMAFAPTKRTKDVLLWMLSTKMMPSVGVLVPIYLIFRDFGMLDTRAGLVMILCLGNLPIVIWMLFTYFKEIPKDILEAARMDGATIGRELIYVLTPMAVPGLASTLLLNFILAWNEAFWTLNLSTLDAAPLTVFIASYSSPEGLFWAKLSAASTLAIAPIIILGWFTQRQLVRGLTFGAVK
- a CDS encoding ABC transporter ATP-binding protein, with amino-acid sequence MGQITLQGVRKSFGPVNIIKDANLDIDNGSFVVFVGPSGCGKTTLLRLIAGLEDVTGGQILIDGKNVVDVPPAKRGLSMVFQSYALYPHMSVRGNIAFGLKMAGLPRPDIDRKVEAAAATLNLTPYLDRKPRELSGGQRQRVAIGRAIVREPKAFLFDEPLSNLDAALRVQMRLEVTKLQKQLGTTAVYVTHDQVEAMTMADKIVVLNAGNIEQYGSPLELYERPANLFVAGFIGSPKMNFVPGEAVGEPGVATLGVRPEHLKIGKEGEGWPGTVSVAEHLGSDTFLYVDAGKLGMLTARCIGEFSLKAGDRVWLSPDPARLHRFDKDGAVIGT
- a CDS encoding SDR family NAD(P)-dependent oxidoreductase, whose product is MYLEKFKLDRKTAVVTGAGQGIGLACAEALAEAGAKVVIADRDPQLADAGRTSLRAKGLDAEIVIMDVTDSRGVSEVAGQLASRYGGIDILVNNAGIARSETPAEKVADEHWLNVIDVNLNGTFWCCRAFGKLMLDARSGSIVNIGSMSGFIVNKPQEQCYYNASKAAVHHLTKSLAAEWGGRGVRVNAVAPTYIATPLNAFVKNSPQMYDAWIGGTPMARMGEVDEIASVVLFLASDAASLMTGSVVLVDGGYTCW
- a CDS encoding FGGY-family carbohydrate kinase; translation: MQQAFVGIDVGTSSARAGIFDENGSLLASARHPITVWHEAGSVAEQSSSEIWAACAASVRAAMAEAGLPASAVRGVGFDATCSLVVVDAAGNPLTVSASGDIRRNVIVWMDHRAIAEARRVNETRDDVLRYVGGSISPEMEIPKLLWLKRYLPSTYQAAGHFFDLADYLSFRATGSTARSMCTLACKWNYLAHERRWSGSYLECVGLGDLAADKYARIGSVIVAAGTPLGAGLTKSAASDFGLLEGTPVGASLIDAHAGGVGTIGGQGKSGEEVDVCRRLAYIMGTSACIMATTREPCFVPGVWGPYHSGMVPGFWLNEGGQSAAGAAIDHLVRSHPAYDETVATARAAAMEVPEFLERRIVSRVTGPGEAAFFARDIHVLPEFLGNRSPFADPDARAVLVGMDLDADIGSMERLFVAGLCGLAYGLADVVDAFRSHGVESDMMVISGGAGRSPLVRQIMADTTGLTVAVPGTQEPVLLGAAMLGAVAAKSRGSIGDAMASMSAIGRLSESTAPGVASFHRTKRKVHGLMRRLDSESREAMQGIASNAGLDAKS
- a CDS encoding carbohydrate kinase yields the protein MLLSCGDALVDFLPVTSVDGRDAAVPVAGGSCLNIAVGMARLGAPAGFVGGISTDLFGRIIADHALGSQVDLRHATRSEHQTTLAFVRHLEGEPQYAFYDEATASRAWTYRRGSIPFDEIEAIHVGSSTLAHDQGAAQALAMIEDAGGATTISFDPNCRPNLVKLKARYVDQMDAFAAAADIVRMSDVDFEFLYGGSDYREKAKSLIAAGASLVVVTRGIKGARACHGEAGLVEVEAPAADVVDTIGAGDSFQAALLFALRAIGRIERRALARMNSGELARALSFASACAAFTCGRAGADPPRRSDVGPALSRLMAG
- a CDS encoding SDR family oxidoreductase translates to MARTWALETAPHGITINLVAPGPIETDMFHELVPQGSPKLDQLARSIPVGRIGRPDDVARAVMFFSSRDSDCGGASVGSITL